A stretch of the Danio rerio strain Tuebingen ecotype United States chromosome 18, GRCz12tu, whole genome shotgun sequence genome encodes the following:
- the plcg2 gene encoding 1-phosphatidylinositol 4,5-bisphosphate phosphodiesterase gamma-2 — MAGRAHQGDLTEYKKSLIKRDLEMGIVMTVYRQRIERLTVQVIMETRQVAWSRTANKTEGVLDIFEIREVRPGKNSKEFDRFKDHKDRNTDPNTCFTIFYGSQFVLNTLSLGADSVEDAEKWLTGLELLRDETLAAHTPEIIESWLRKQMYSVDQTKKNSITMKELKSLLPQMNFKVPCGRFLKDKFAALGAKKEVLDFEQFHKFYNSLIFENQKSILDEFKKETCAFILGNGDQPIQLSDFQRFLLYQQRETWANNLNQVRELMTIFIDDTMRETNDPAFILEEFLSFLFSKENQIWDDKFSEICPLDMNNPLSHYWINSSHNTYLTGDQLRSESSTEAYVRCLRLGCRCVELDCWNGPEEPIIYHGWTRTSKIKFKDVVKAINDHAFATSEYPVVLSIEEHCDVKQQKMMAQVFKDVFQDKILMEPLEPEAEQLPSPTQLKGKIIIKHKKLNIDQTFGRKDLRKGDKQGELFIWDPIDERWYRHYCVIENKTLYYAEENDEEEEKSVQSCTELHQSEPWFHGRMSEGRMTAERLLQEYCAESGGVDGTFLVRESDTFVNDCTLSFWRSGRVQHCRIRSCLEGGHTVYFLTENLHFPSVYALIYYYRDNLLRCQDFNLRLTEYVPKPDTHQLEGWFYSNLSRGEAEDYLMRIPRDGAFLIRQREDSDSYAITFRGEGLVKHCRIHKDGSMYILGTSSEFDSLVELVDYFRKKPLYRKTKLRYPVTPELVERFSSINKTGSLYDSKQYVEANEIEPSLPQNTVKALYDYRAMRPDELTFSKGVLIHNVTRDTNGWWKGDYGGKLQHYFPSNYVEEVQSDANYQPEEENPLGELCKGTVDISKCTVVRSAKHGKQVVVTLQYKEDKENMMPFDLATETTEELYEWYQVAWDITQREENLVFEKEKTKEVETRDEVASEMSELVVYCQPRSKEKDGFDNYTYKEVRSFVENKTPSRNKLTQFMLYNRKALSRIYPKGQRVDSSNYDPYPLWMCGCHMVALNFQTADKYTQLNSALFSLNGSTGYVLQPELMRRDSYDPQQERKNIKYTIGIRVIGARHLPKPGRSIASPFVEIELCGQTDESKFKTTVCHDNGLNPIWQPSEMFVFSVYEPDLTFLRFVVFEEDMFSDPNFLAQATFPVKGVRSGYRSVPLKNGFSENLELASLLVCVDVQQVEKAQEELYSSSKQLQKKQAEMSSEFCLYDTHSNLRSSGPQRREDLSQFTYSEKKINKPQQKINNSKFYS, encoded by the exons ATGGCGGGTCGCGCTCATCAGGGAGACCTGACCGAGTACAAGAAGAGCCTCATCAAGCGGGACTTGGAGATGGGGATAGTGATGACGGTGTACAGGCAGAGGATAGAGAGACTCACGGTGCAGGTCATTATGGAGACGCGGCAGGTGGCCTGGTCACGCACCGCCAACAAGACTGAAGGAGTGT TGGACATTTTTGAAATCCGGGAAGTACGACCAGGAAAAAACTCCAAAGAATTTGATCGCTTCAAGGACCACAAAGATAGAAATACAGACCCAAACACATGCTTTACCATATTCTACGGCTCTCAGTTTGTTCTCAACACTCTCAGTCTGGGAG cTGATTCGGTGGAAGATGCAGAAAAATGGCTGACAGGATTGGAGTTACTCAGAGATGAGACACTGGCAGCTCACACACCAGAGATTATAGAGAG TTGGCTGAGGAAACAGATGTATTCAGTTGATCAGACGAAGAAAAACAG CATCACCATGAAAGAGCTGAAGTCCCTTTTGCCACAGATGAACTTTAAAGTACCTTGTGGACGCTTTTTGAAGGACAAATTTGCG GCATTGGGAGCAAAGAAGGAGGTCCTGGATTTTGAGCAATTTCACAAATTTTACAATTCTTTGATATTTGAGAACCAAAAGTCG ATTTTAGATGagtttaaaaaggagacgtgtgCTTTCATACTGGG TAATGGTGATCAGCCTATTCAACTCAGTGATTTCCAAAGGTTCCTTTTATATCAGCAAAGA GAGACTTGGGCTAACAATCTGAATCAAGTCCGAGAGTTAATGACCATCTTCATCGACGACACCATGAGGGAAACCAATGATCCTGCATTTATCCTTGAAGAG TTCCTCAGTTTTCTCTTCTCCAAAGAAAACCAAATTTGGGATGACAAGTTTTCCGAGATTTGCCCACTGGACATGAACAATCCTCTGTCTCACTACTGGATCAACTCGTCTCACAACAC ATATTTAACTGGAGATCAGCTGCGTAGTGAGTCTTCAACAGAAGCGTATGTGCGCTGTCTGAGGCTGGGCTGTCGCTGTGTTGAAT TGGACTGCTGGAATGGTCCAGAGGAACCTATTATATATCACGGCTGGACCAGAACCTCCAAGATAAAGTTTAAAGATGTGGTGAAGGCCATCAATGATCACGCTTTCGCAACATCTGA GTATCCTGTGGTGCTGTCCATAGAAGAACACTGTGACGTCAAGCAACAGAAAATGATGGCTCAGGTGTTCAAAGATGTTTTCCAGGACAAAATCCTGATGGAACCTCTGGAACCAGAAGCAGAACAACTGCCATCACCAACCCAGCTCAAGGGCAAGATCATCATTAAG CACAAAAAACTGAACATCGATCAGACCTTTGGCAGAAAGGACCTTCGAAAAGGAGATAAGCAAGGAGAGCTCTTCATCTGGGATCCAATAGATGAG aGGTGGTACAGGCACTACTGTGTGATTGAGAATAAAACGCTCTATTATGCGGAGGAGAATGATGAAGAGGAAGAAAAG TCGGTCCAGTCTTGCACGGAGCTTCATCAGTCTGAGCCGTGGTTTCATGGCCGGATGTCCGAGGGCCGAATGACTGCAGAAAGACTGCTGCAGGAATACTGTGCTGAATCGGGTGGAGTTGATGGAACATTTCTGGTTCGGGAGAGTGACACCTTCGTAAATGATTGCACACTTTCATTCTG GCGCAGCGGACGAGTTCAGCATTGTCGAATCCGTTCCTGCTTGGAAGGAGGACACACAGTTTATTTCCTGACAGAAAACCTGCACTTCCCCAGCGTGTATGCTCTCATCTATTATTACAGAGACAACCTGCTCCGCTGTCAGGATTTCAACCTGCGCCTCACCGAATATGTGCCTAAACCAGACACGCACCAGTTGGAAGG GTGGTTTTACAGTAACTTGAGTCGGGGTGAGGCGGAGGACTATCTAATGCGGATCCCTCGAGACGGAGCCTTCCTCATCAGACAGAGAGAGGATTCAGACTCGTATGCCATCACATTCAG AGGGGAAGGCTTGGTGAAGCACTGCCGGATACACAAAGACGGCTCTATGTACATTCTGGGCACTTCTAGTGAGTTTGACAGCCTGGTGGAACTAGTGGACTATTTCCGAAAGAAGCCGCTGTATCGAAAAACCAAACTGCGCTATCCTGTTACACCAGAACTAGTAGAGCGCTTCAGTTCG ataaacaaaacagGTTCGCTGTATGACTCTAAGCAGTATGTTGAGGCTAACGAGATCGAGCCGTCTCTG CCCCAGAACACAGTGAAGGCTCTTTATGACTACAGGGCAATGCGTCCTGATGAGCtcaccttttcaaaaggtgttTTGATCCATAATGTGACCAGGGACACAAATGGATG GTGGAAAGGAGACTATGGTGGAAAACTCCAGCACTATTTCCCTTCAAATTACGTAGAAGAAGTCCAATCTGATGCCAATTACCAG CCCGAAGAGGAAAATCCATTAGGTGAATTGTGTAAAGGCACAGTGGACATCTCAAAGTGCACTGTTG TTCGCTCTGCCAAACATGGCAAGCAAGTGGTGGTAACTCTGCAGTATAAGGAGGATAAAGAGAACATGATGCCATTTGATTTGGCCACCGAGACCACTGAAGAGCTGTACGAGTGGTATCAGGTGGCCTGGGACATTACGCAGAGAGAGGAAAACCTAGTGTTTGAG AAAGAAAAAACGAAGGAAGTGGAGACCAGAGATGAAGTGGCCAGTGAGATGTCAGAACTGGTTGTTTACTGCCAGCCACGCAGCAAAGAAAAGGACGGCTTTG ATAATTATACCTACAAAGAAGTCCGCTCCTTCGTAGAGAATAAGACGCCCTCCAGAAACAAGCTGACTCAGTTCATGTTGTATAACCGCAAGGCTTTAAGCCGCATCTATCCTAAAGGCCAGCGGGTGGATTCCTCCAACTATGACCCGTATCCGCTGTGGATGTGTGGCTGTCACATGGTGGCGCTCAACTTCCAGACGGCTG ATAAGTACACTCAGCTGAACAGCGCCCTCTTCAGTCTAAATGGAAGCACAGGATATGTACTGCAACCTGAGCTGATGCGCAGAGATTCATATGACCCTCAACAGGAGAGGAAGAACATCAAATATACTATCGGAATCAGA GTGATTGGAGCACGGCATCTTCCCAAACCAGGACGAAGTATTGCCAGCCCCTTTGTGGAGATTGAGCTGTGTGGCCAAACAGATGAGAGCAAATTCAAGACTACCGTTTGCC ATGACAATGGGCTGAACCCTATATGGCAGCCTTCAGAGATGTTTGTTTTCAGCGTGTATGAGCCGGACCTCACCTTTCTACGCTTTGTGGTCTTTGAAGAGGACATGTTCTCTGACCCAAATTTCCTTGCCCAGGCTACATTCCCAGTGAAAGGTGTCCGCTCAG GCTACAGATCGGTTCCTTTAAAGAATGGCTTTAGTGAAAATCTGGAGCTGGCATCTCTACTGGTCTGTGTTGATGTACAGCAGGTGGAG AAAGCACAGGAGGAACTTTACTCCTCCTCGAAACAGTTGCAAAAGAAGCAGGCGGAGATGAGCAGCGAGTTCTGCCTTTACGACACTCACTCCAACCTGCGCTCCAGTGGCCCTCAACGCCGCGAAGACCTCTCGCAGTTCACTTACTCTGAAAAAAA GATAAATAAACCACAGCAAAAGATAAACAACAGCAAGTTCTACTCGTGA